The Deinococcus misasensis DSM 22328 genome has a segment encoding these proteins:
- a CDS encoding ABC transporter ATP-binding protein, with product MTYTMLSDVTPSTPLKTALELQGVSKTYMDAGQTIVALYPTNFTVKSGELVAVKGPSGSGKSTFLSIAGALLKPTTGQVLIQGQDITHLHPSKLPGFRLQHLGFVLQSSNLIPYLTVREQLTLVPRLAGLTGKQIDQQADQLLEDLGLSARRNHHPDQLSGGQKQRVAIARALMNNPGLVLADEPTASLDGARGREVVEMLRAQVHQQQRAAVMVTHDDRVLDLCDRVVHIIDGKLQE from the coding sequence ATGACCTACACCATGCTTTCTGATGTGACACCCTCCACCCCACTGAAAACCGCTCTGGAACTGCAAGGGGTCTCCAAGACCTACATGGACGCAGGCCAGACCATTGTTGCCCTGTATCCCACCAATTTCACCGTGAAGTCCGGTGAACTGGTGGCGGTCAAAGGCCCGAGTGGGAGCGGAAAAAGCACTTTCCTCTCTATTGCAGGTGCCCTGCTCAAGCCCACCACCGGACAGGTGCTGATTCAAGGACAGGACATCACCCACCTGCACCCATCCAAGTTGCCGGGGTTCCGGTTGCAACACCTCGGATTTGTCCTCCAGAGCAGCAACCTGATTCCCTACCTGACCGTCCGTGAGCAGCTCACTCTGGTCCCCCGTCTGGCTGGGCTTACAGGGAAACAGATCGATCAGCAGGCAGATCAACTGCTGGAAGACCTCGGGCTTTCTGCACGCAGGAATCACCATCCAGATCAGCTCTCTGGAGGGCAGAAACAACGGGTCGCGATTGCCAGAGCCCTGATGAACAACCCCGGTCTGGTGCTTGCAGACGAACCCACCGCCAGTCTGGATGGGGCTCGGGGCCGGGAGGTGGTAGAGATGCTGCGTGCACAGGTCCACCAACAGCAGAGGGCCGCAGTGATGGTCACCCACGATGACCGGGTGCTGGACCTGTGTGACCGGGTGGTGCACATCATCGACGGCAAATTGCAGGAATAA
- a CDS encoding FtsX-like permease family protein, with amino-acid sequence MFLALRELQHHRFRSFLLGSIVCLIAFMVFMLTGLTRGLSFDNAALLLTTPATHFITTTDAGGVFNRSFIDPQTVKTLQDQKEGQVAPLAQSFISLNHQGKQLSAVMLGLDPESFMAPRASEGTALAADSEGAVIDQSFQKEGVKVGDTLTLKPGGETLKVLGFTGQARLNHQPVVFVTLKVWNTLNPRARGTLSAVALKDPAETLKLPEGVKMLTRAETLQELPGYKEELGSLTMIQVFLVVVAAFVMAVFFYVLTLQKTSQFGLLKAIGATTRTLATSLIAQMLMLTTVAVVLAALVTLGMVSLLPEGMPFQLTLSTVLSASGLLVLVALLSSLLSLRSIARVDPLIAIGTAS; translated from the coding sequence ATGTTCCTAGCCCTGCGCGAATTGCAGCACCACCGTTTCCGTTCCTTTTTGCTGGGCAGCATCGTCTGCCTTATCGCCTTCATGGTGTTCATGCTGACGGGTCTCACACGGGGGCTGTCGTTTGACAACGCAGCCCTTCTCTTGACCACGCCAGCCACCCACTTCATCACCACCACAGATGCTGGAGGGGTCTTCAACCGCTCCTTCATCGATCCTCAAACCGTGAAAACCCTGCAAGACCAGAAAGAGGGGCAGGTGGCCCCTCTGGCCCAGAGTTTCATCAGCCTGAACCATCAGGGAAAACAACTCAGTGCAGTGATGCTCGGACTGGACCCTGAATCGTTCATGGCCCCCAGAGCCTCTGAAGGAACTGCCCTTGCAGCAGACAGTGAAGGGGCAGTGATCGACCAGTCTTTCCAGAAAGAAGGAGTGAAGGTCGGTGACACCCTCACCCTCAAACCGGGAGGGGAAACCCTCAAGGTGCTCGGGTTCACCGGGCAGGCCAGACTGAACCACCAGCCTGTGGTTTTCGTGACCCTCAAGGTCTGGAACACCCTCAACCCTCGGGCCAGAGGGACCCTCAGCGCAGTGGCCCTCAAAGATCCCGCTGAAACCCTGAAGCTGCCAGAGGGCGTGAAAATGCTGACCCGCGCAGAAACCCTGCAAGAATTGCCCGGCTACAAAGAAGAACTGGGCAGCCTGACCATGATTCAGGTGTTTCTGGTGGTGGTGGCCGCTTTCGTGATGGCTGTGTTCTTCTACGTGCTGACCCTGCAAAAAACCAGCCAGTTCGGCCTCCTGAAAGCGATTGGGGCCACCACCCGCACCCTTGCCACCAGTTTGATTGCCCAGATGCTGATGCTCACCACTGTGGCAGTGGTTCTGGCTGCTCTGGTGACCCTTGGCATGGTTTCCCTGCTGCCAGAGGGGATGCCCTTCCAACTCACCCTGTCCACGGTGCTTTCGGCCTCTGGCCTGCTGGTGCTGGTCGCTTTGCTGAGCAGCCTGCTGAGTTTGCGCAGCATTGCCAGAGTGGATCCCCTGATTGCCATTGGCACTGCTTCTTGA
- a CDS encoding PadR family transcriptional regulator, giving the protein MTPDPNTLLLLGLLKGERQHGYQLHDFIEKNLGHFTDLKKATAYAALDRLEKSGLIESHSEQSGNRPTRKVYGLTEKGEQHFLDLLRVHLSQPDPMPEYGNLGMLFMNQLPHAEVLTLLQDRAKLLEKQIEGLHKVPVHEGSIGRGLLGVDLTVSRQLNLLKADLAWLQDTLLRLSVE; this is encoded by the coding sequence ATGACCCCCGATCCCAACACGTTGCTGCTGCTTGGTCTCCTCAAAGGCGAACGGCAACACGGGTACCAGTTGCACGACTTCATCGAAAAGAACCTCGGGCACTTCACCGACCTGAAAAAAGCCACCGCTTATGCTGCTCTGGACCGACTGGAAAAAAGCGGCCTGATTGAATCCCACAGCGAACAATCCGGCAACAGGCCCACCCGCAAGGTGTACGGCCTCACCGAAAAAGGCGAACAGCACTTTCTGGACCTGCTACGGGTGCACCTCTCACAGCCCGATCCCATGCCCGAGTACGGCAACCTCGGGATGCTGTTCATGAACCAGTTGCCCCACGCAGAAGTCCTCACCTTGCTGCAAGACCGGGCCAAACTGCTCGAAAAACAAATTGAGGGGCTGCACAAAGTCCCTGTTCACGAAGGCAGCATCGGGCGGGGACTGCTCGGGGTGGATTTGACGGTCTCCAGACAACTGAACCTTCTGAAAGCCGATCTGGCATGGCTGCAAGACACCTTGCTGCGTTTGTCCGTGGAATGA